DNA from Actinoplanes sp. SE50/110:
CTCGCCATCTTCCGCGGCGTCCCCGGGCAGATCGCCGGGCTCGACCTGTCGACGGTGAGCGAGGCCAGCACGGTCCGCCTGGACGAGCTGACCACGGTCGCCCAGGATCGGGTCAAGCAGGGCATCCACGCCGGCAGCAAGGTCGACGCGCGGAGCATGCTGACCGAGCTGACCAGCGACGAGCCGTCCAATCCGAACCTGAAGCCGGTCTGCTCGGTGGCCACCGCAACCCCGGCCGCCTCCACCCCGGCCGGCGCCAAGCCGGCCGTGACGAAGCCGGCGGGGGCGAAGCCGTCCGCTTCCGGCGCGGTGCGCCCGGCCGCGACCACGGCGTCGTCCGCTCCGGCGATCGCGCCGAGCGTTCAACCGTCCGAGAGCGCGTCCACCGCGCCGGTCGACACGACCGGCTGCCGGACCGCCGACTGAGCACGGCCTACAACGTCTGGGGATTTTCTTGACCGCGCCCGCCGTACCGGCTCCTTCGCCCTCGTCCACGGGTGAGCTGTCGCGTATCCCGGGATTGAAGACCCGCCGTAACGCCGAGCTGGGCCTGCTGGCCTTCGCCATGCTGCTGGTCGCGACGTTCGCGGCCACCGTCGAGGCGAACCAGTTCGACAAGCTCAGCGGTACGTTCTGGGTGCCGCCGGCCCTGCTGAGCCTGCTGTTCCTGGGGCTGCACGTGGTGGTGCGGTTCGTCGCGCCGTACGCCGACCCGGTGCTGATCCCGGCGGTCGCGCTGATCAACGGGATCGGGGTGGCGTTCCTGCGCCGTCTCGACCTGGCCCGGGCGATCGCCAACAAGGACCCGATCCCGGGGGTGTTCGCCGGCACCGGCGGACGCCAGCTGGCCTGGACATTGGCGTCGCTGATCCTGGCCGCGGTGCTGCTGCTGGTGGTGCGTGACCACAAGGTGGTCTCCCGGTACGCGTACACGCTGGGCCTGGCCGGCATCGTGCTGGTGATGATCCCGGCCGTGCTGCCCGGCAGCCTCTCCGAGGTGAACGGCGCCAAGCTGTGGATCAAGTTCGGCGCGTTCTCGATCCAGCCCGGTGAGTTCGCCAAGCTGGCGCTGGTCTCCTTCTTCGCGTACTACCTGGTCCGCAAGCGTGAGGTGCTCTCGCTGGCCAGCCACCGCTTCCTCGGCCTGGACTTCCCGCGCGGCCGGGACCTGGGCCCGGTGCTCACCGTGTGGCTGCTCAGCCTCCTGGTCCTCGTCTTCGAGAAGGACCTGGGCACCGCCCTGATGTACTTCGGCCTGTTCGTGGTCACCCTGTACGTCGCCACCGAGCGGTCCAGCTGGTTGATCATCGGCCTGCTGCTGTTCTTCGGTGGCGTCTACGTGGCCTACCTGCTGGGCGCCGCGATCGGCGGTCCGTTCGCCAACTTCTACGACCGTGCCCAGGTCTGGCTGGACCCGTTCGCGACCGCCAACTACGAGCGGGTGGGCGGCAGTTACCAGCTCGTCCAGGGCCTGCTCGGGCTGGGCACCGGCGGGCTGTTCGGCTCCGGGCCGGGCGGCGGCTCACCGGGCTTCATCCCCGAGGTCCGCACCGACTTCATCTTCGCCGGCCTGGGTGAGGAGATCGGCCTGTTCGGCCTCTCCGCCCTGCTGGTGGCATACCTGCTGATCGTCGAGCGGGGGCTGCGCGCCGCGCTGACCGTGCGCGACTCGTTCGGCAAGCTGGTCGCCGGCGGCCTGGCCTTTACGCTCGGCCTGCAGATCTTCGTGATCCTCGGCGGTATCACCGGGCTGATCCCGCTGACCGGTCAGACCACCCCGTTCCTGTCCGCCGGTGGCTCCTCGCTGATGGCGAACTGGCTGCTGGTGGCGATGCTGTTGCGGATCTCGAACGCGGCCCGCGGCCCGGCCGCCGGCGGCGGACAGGACCGCCCCACCGGACCGAAGAAGGCCCCCACCCAACTGCACGGCGCCATGACGGAGGTGATCAAGCCGTGAACGCCCCCCTCCGCCGTGCCGGCGTGGTCGTCCTCGTGCTGTTCGGACTGATTTTCGCGAACCTGAACTGGGTGCAGGCCTACAAGGCCGACGACTACCGCACGGCCGCCCGCAACCCGCGGGTCACCGTGGCCGAATATGAGCGCCCCCGCGGCGGCATCGAGGCCGACGGCACCCCGCTCGCCGAGAACAAGGCGACCGACGACACCCTGAAGTACCTGCGCGTCTATCCGAAGAAGGAGATCTACGCGCCGGTCCTCGGCTAC
Protein-coding regions in this window:
- a CDS encoding FtsW/RodA/SpoVE family cell cycle protein, with translation MLLVATFAATVEANQFDKLSGTFWVPPALLSLLFLGLHVVVRFVAPYADPVLIPAVALINGIGVAFLRRLDLARAIANKDPIPGVFAGTGGRQLAWTLASLILAAVLLLVVRDHKVVSRYAYTLGLAGIVLVMIPAVLPGSLSEVNGAKLWIKFGAFSIQPGEFAKLALVSFFAYYLVRKREVLSLASHRFLGLDFPRGRDLGPVLTVWLLSLLVLVFEKDLGTALMYFGLFVVTLYVATERSSWLIIGLLLFFGGVYVAYLLGAAIGGPFANFYDRAQVWLDPFATANYERVGGSYQLVQGLLGLGTGGLFGSGPGGGSPGFIPEVRTDFIFAGLGEEIGLFGLSALLVAYLLIVERGLRAALTVRDSFGKLVAGGLAFTLGLQIFVILGGITGLIPLTGQTTPFLSAGGSSLMANWLLVAMLLRISNAARGPAAGGGQDRPTGPKKAPTQLHGAMTEVIKP